CCAGTCGTCCCTGACGCCAATCACAGTAAAAGTCGTTCTAGTGGCGACCGGGCGTTTGAGTACTGGCAGTTACAGGGTTCCGGCCCTGAACGTCGGACGCTACACCATTGTCGATGGTAGCGGCACTGTGCTAAGCGCCTCTATTCCCATGGCTAGTGTACCGGTCACAGTAACCGCACAAGGCTGCAAAGTCACATCGGGCGAAGGGCAGAATGTGAATCTGCCAAGAGTTATTACGTACGACTTCAAAGAGGTCGGCGCGACCTCGGCGGTCTCTTCGTCGTTCGCCGTTGGCCTGAAGTGCGATACCACGCTGGCTGTGCACGCGACCTTGACCGATGCGAGCGATCGTTCTAACACGTCGAACGTGCTCAGCCTTTCGCCCGGGTCGACAGCGACCGGGTTCGGGCTGCAAATTTTCCGTGAAAACTCGATGACCCCCATCGCGTACGGTCCCGAAT
This region of Solibacillus isronensis genomic DNA includes:
- a CDS encoding fimbrial protein, with the translated sequence GIHYVSNGLISDVWETGVPGIGYAMIVRSIFGPEAGVKEGGIDVSYGSMASPQSSLTPITVKVVLVATGRLSTGSYRVPALNVGRYTIVDGSGTVLSASIPMASVPVTVTAQGCKVTSGEGQNVNLPRVITYDFKEVGATSAVSSSFAVGLKCDTTLAVHATLTDASDRSNTSNVLSLSPGSTATGFGLQIFRENSMTPIAYGPE